The Malus domestica chromosome 08, GDT2T_hap1 genomic interval CAACTCAATCTAGCTTGCTGTGATTAGTATGGAACATCAAGTGGACATGTGCGGGTTTATTATACGTAGAGATTAACAGAATTCCATGGTAGAGCAAATTGCTTCAGAAGTGAGTAAATCAGTCCAAACTACCAATTAGATTGAAGCATGCAGCGCAGCAGCTGTATTTGTTCTCTGACTTTGTCATGCAGCCCAACTTGTTAaactagatatatatatataatctgaGAAATCACATGCTTAACTATGGAACTGGTTTTCAATCAAACGAGTCGGTGTTGCATCTtttttatgaaataacaactgactAATAACTAGCTTAAAGACTTTGTCGTTCAACTCTCCAAAATGAAGGGCTTGTCCCTTAGGTTAAAATTGTTTACCCTAGTTAGTTAACCTTAATTTCTTAAAGAACGGAGTATGCCTCTGATCCAAATTCGGATGCTTGATTATATCatataataattattttggtaggtGAAATACCTTTAAAATTCTCCTTTGAAGAGATGGTACTTGAAATATCTTTAAAAATGGTAGGTGAAATATCTCTTAAAAAATATTCTCGTTTTGAAATGAATAATTAACTCATTTTGcaattttccttttaattataTATGGAGCATGGTTTTAAAAAGTGCAAGGCGCTAGTCGGACGGCGAAAAaaggcctagcgcctaggcggcgaGAAGGGCCTAGCTCCTAGGCACCTAGGCAGGGCCTAACTCCTAGGCACCtaggcagttttttttttttaattttaagtaaatttattatataacatgtaaataaatgtctacttatacttaaaaaatacataattatatgAGATACATAAATTGCCAAATAAAATGACATTTATAAGTACTAGAATATATTGAAAACATGAGgaataaacataaaatgaatgttcaTCAAAGTATCCAATAAGtctaagtctcttacaatttattgaaaaaataaaatgcaaaatgaaaattatctattttctatctaagtaaGAGTCATAATCTATGTGGTCTAGACTGGTACCTAGGGGAATAAGCGGGCTGTCaccatttcttatttttttaaacgCTTATGGATTAATTGTGATAGTCGCCTAATGCCTATACGGGTCTAGACGGTGCTAAGCGAAGATTTTTATAACACTGTAGGGTACTTAATTTCGTCAACTttttgtgtatatatgtatgtaataTGTATTGGGGATCTACATGTCCTCTGGTGCGCGCCCAAACATCATGCACGTCGTGTACGTTGACTATACGCATGGATGCGGCGGCCCTAACGCGCTGTTCTCTAAACTTAGGGTTATGCCATCCACATCTATCCTCATCACCTAATAACTTCCAAATACCCTTTATTTTTCAATTAAGCCACTATTAATATCCTTTTGGAATATTAGACTACATAGGGTTGGAACATGGCCTGCTATGTCACCGAcataaaaatgattaaattgaATACATCCACTTGTGTACATGGTTTTTGAACATATAATTCCGTTTAGGCACCAAGTGCCAATTGACCCAACGTCGACAAATGACATATGACAGGACAGTGGAGCGACACAAACGAATCTTCCAGGAATATATCTATTACTAGTATATCGTTAAATAAACCAATAGCATCAAAGGAAAAAATCTTGTTTCTACACTGTTTAATGAGGTAATCAGGGTCGAACAATGCTTGTCTATTCAAAGATAGGAACTCTTACTCAAAAAAATATGTGTTCGAATTATAGAGATTTGTGCTAATGATCAGAATTgttcatatatattataaattattgtGTAAAGATCatatatgcaaaaaaaaataaaaaataaaaaataaaactaaggtCTTTTATTGTAGTAAATATATAGACGGTTTGTAATGTTTTTACCAATTACGTTCAACTGTTTTTATACAGTTCGATGATTAATggccttagttttaattgattttttgcaaagACGATCTTTATGGAGTAATTTATAATACGCCATGTAGAACTATAGTTCCCTGATAAATTCTTATACTACAGCCATTTAAATGCTCTACTCAGTTTCAAGCTCACGGTATTAAGCTCTGCTTTCTAATATGGTGTAAAAACATGTTAGCATTAGTCTTAACAAACTATACGTTAGATCATTCTGTTACAAATGTGTTACATTGTggttttctaaaaataaaatttaacatGCACTTTCGTTTTCTGTATTTATTAATATATATGTGACAGCTGCTGTAGCCTTCATTCTTCCTCATCAATAAATCAATATAGTGTATATCCATCTGAATTGTGAAGACTGGAGCACTCTTATTTGGACATAAAATCGTGCACGTTTACTTCTCGACAATCTATACCAACTTTATATTCTCTAAATAATAGTCAAATTCCTGATCATATTATATATAGATGCACACCCCGTGACCTTATTATACACTAATTCCTCAAACCTCTCCATTGTAGCAATGGCTTCTAAGTTCTTTCATCTTGTGAAAGTTTCATCATTTCTCATAATCTTCCATTTCCTCAGCTCTCGATCGCTAGCAGATGTCCCTCTAAACACTCCTCTCCCACCAGAAACCATTTGCAAGTCCACCCCACATCCTTCTTACTGCACATCTGTCCTTCCCCACAACAACGAAAGTGTCTATGACTTTGGCAGGTTTTCAGTCCAACGTGCACTTTCCGAATCCCATAAGCTCTTAGATTTGTATGAAAAATATCTTCAAAAGGGTTCAAGTTTAACAAATCCTGCAATCCAAGCACTTGAGGACTGCAAGCAGCTTGCATTGTTAAACATTGATTTCTTATCGAGCTCCCTTGAAACTGTTAACAAAGTGAGTGATGTTCTTCCTATCTTGGATGCCGATGATGTCCAAACATTGCTTAGCGCAATTCTAACCAACCACCAAACTTGTTCTGATGGGATTGCATCTCTGCCTTCTTCAGCTGGGAGTGTCCTAGGTGATCTATCAGTTCCACTCTCTAACAACACAAAATTGTTTAGTACCTCTTTGGCTCTCTTTACCAAGGGTTGGGTGCCTAAGGACAAAAATGGGGTGCCAAAGCAACCCAAGAGGCAGTTCAAATTCGGGAAGGGACGTTTGAACTTGAAAATGTCAAGCCATGCTCGTGCAATTTATGACTCCGCTATCAATCATCGGGGAAGAAGGCTACTTCAGGTGGGAGATGAAGAAGTTTTGGTGAAGGACATTGTGGTTGTGAGTCAAGATGGAAGTGGAAACTTCACCACCATCAATCAAGCCATTGCCATTGCACCAAATAACTCTGTTGCTAGTGGTGGgtacttcatgatatatatcACTGCCGGTGTTTATGAAGAGTACGTGTCAATTATATCACAAAAGAAGTATTTGTTGTTCATCGGAGATGGTATCAATCAGACTATCATCACAGGAAATAACAGCGTAGGAGATGGATCGACAACTTTCAATTCTGCTACTTTAGGTAAGgttcaaaatttaataaacaagctGACTACgtaacatatatatatgattgtctGACAAAATATATGTGTGTGAGAATTAAAAATCTATACAATATGTTACAattgcaaatattttaaagatgattGATATAAGCTATATAATTTACTTCGTGATCCCCATTGCAGCTGTGGTGGCACAAGGGTTTATGGCAGTAAACATCACTGTTCGTAACACAGCTGGGCCAAGCAAAGGACAAGCAGTTGCACTTCGAAGTGGAGCGGATTTTTCAGTGTTCTATAGTTGCAGCTTTGAAGGGTACCAAGATACCTTGTACACACATTCCCTCAGACAATTCTACAGAGAATGTGATATCTATGGAACAGTTGATTTCATATTCGGCAATGCTGCTGTTGTTCTACAAAATTGCAATATCTACCCTCGTCAGCCTAATCAAGGGCAATCCAATCCCATCACAGCTCAAGGTAGAACAGACCCGAATCAGAACACAGGAACTTCAATCCACAATTGCACTATTACACCTACACCTGATTTGGCTTCGAGTAATTATACTGTCAAGACCTATCTAGGGAGGCCATGGAAGGAGTATTCAAGAACAGTTTACATGCAAACTTTCATGGGAAGTTTAATTGATCCTGCTGGATGGCTTGCTTGGAGTGGAGACTTTGCACTAAGTACATTGTATTATGCTGAGTACAATAACACTGGTCCTGGATCAAGCACTACAAATAGAGTTACATGGCCCGGTTACCATGTGATCAATGCAACTGTTGCTGCTAATTTTACAGTCTCCAACTTCTTGCTGGGGGATAATTGGTTGCCTGACACTGGAGTCCCTTACACTGGTGGTTTGGTTTGAGCAACTTGTTAAAATTGTTGTATTGTTTATTTCATTTGATGTGCTTTTATGATAAACATTCTTCTTGTGAAATGGTGAAAGCTATATTTATAATTTGAACATGTATGGTTcctaatttataattaaaacaaaatgctTCTAGCTAGCTAGCAATGCCAtagaatttttcttttcttttcttttcttttcggaGTCATATCTGCTGTTAGTTTGAATAAAACTGGGAGAGGTCGTTGAAGGTTAGCAAAATGTAACCTATATCAATGATTTTAAGTGAAGCCATGCATATATGCCACCCTGAAGTCGCTGTGTATGTTACAACCAATTACGCTTAATTATAGCAGTTTGATAGGAAAAATTACAATCCATGCATACATGCACGAATATGCGTGAAGGACGAAGCAACGGCCAAACTCGATTCTCGTTGCACCGGTCATTTCTTTCTCACAGCAAAATTTAGCTCCGTCCGTGTTTTAAGACCTCCCCCTTCTCCCTCCCTTTCAAAACCTGTCTGTAAAGCGTCCcgtgtatataaatatatatattcttcctctctcccaCCCCCACCACCCCATCGCCCAATTGTACATATCATTTTCCTCTagaccaaacataaaaaaaaaaaaaaaaaaaaacaacaacaacaacaacgccTCTCTCTGTAGTCCTCCCTCCATGAATCTCTGATCGGGGTGTAATGTGGTTTTCGCGCACAATGTCTCGCTAATTTACACATGCATTGTACAAGTTATGATGATGACGACGAGCAAATAAAGTGTACTAATTGGCGGAGACTCACATTAAACACACCGATCTGGGTAAAAAAATCAAGAGGAATGGAGGTGCAGAGGATGAGGCAGTTGATGTTATTATGGTCTAGAATGCAAAGCGCTCGTGTGGCCCTCGTGGGTGGGAATCACACAGCCGCCCGGTTTTGCACTCGCTAAATTATTTTCGCTCTTCGTGtggccctctccctctctctcccaaaACAATCATTCATctgctctcttttctttttttttttctcacaattCAATCTTTTACCTGTCCGACCGAATTATTAGTCTAGAAATTCTCAAACTTGCACACAGTATTAATACCCAAATTTTTTTCGCAACTATGGCGATCAATTTGATCCAAGGTTTCCGTACCAAATGCCACCCAAAGCATGCTGCTCCAATCGGATTGTATCCAGATGCCAAGTACTTGGTTATTCGGATTCCCAATTCCAGAGCCTTGATCCTCGTTGCTCGTTCTTTGATCTTGGCTTTGTGCATCGCCTCACTCCCGTGGTTGAACTCACTCCTTCCCACAGCAACCACTTCTCTGCCTGAAATAATGAGCTCATCCGACGTGGTTAATCTGGAGCTTCTGCCTTTGATCTTCCGCGACTTGGCCAACGAAGGTCTATACAGGAAAGGCACACATAAAGCTGTTTACGTAAGCAACGGAGATGAAGAAGCTGTTAAAGCATCTCAGATCCTTGATAACGATGATATCAAGGAAATCGAGCTTATCAACTCCGACAAACGAAGCTTAACCCCTGAAAACTCAATCGACTTTGCCTTCGTCTCTGCCTTCCCTGATGCCTCAAAGTTTATCGAAAGGACCCTTAAAATCCATGGGATTGTCGTGCTTTCGCTCAGCAATGACGCCTCTAACAGTTTCAAGAAGCCTAACAACTACAAGATGGTGTACCTGAGGCGATTTGACACGATCATTTTGGCAATGAGGAAGACCAGCACCCATGCAACCGAAACTTCATCCTCTACCACCACCTCTCCCACAAGGAGAAGGCTCTTGGCTGAGGAGGCAAAGAAGGAGGCGCTGAAGAAGCTCGAAGATGTGCTTCTAGAGCCCCCGAGAGCCTCATCTGGGAAATCGAGGAGGTACTTGAAGAGAACAAGGTACCTCCCGGACTTGATGGGTGACTCGCTCGAGAGCTACCCTAGAAGGGTTTTCATTGACGTAGGGTTGCCAGAGAAGGAAGGCGGAAGTGGGACGAGCTGGTTCGCAAAGAACTACCCTACCCGGGACAAGAACTTTGAGATGTACAAGATCGAGACTGTAACAGAGGATAGTTCCGGGAAGGAGGTGGTTCAGACCGGAATATCGGAGTGGCTGAACAAGAATGTTAAGGATGAGGAGTATGTGGTGATGAAGGCCGAGGCCGAGGTGGTGGAGGAGATGGTGAAGAGTAAAGCGATTCATTTGGTGGATGAGCTTTTCTTGGAGTGCAAGCACCAGGGACATAATCAAAAAATTAATGTTAGGAGCCGCAGGGCATATTGGCAGTGCTTAGCATTGTACGGACAGCTTCGGGACGAAGGTGTTGCGGTGCATCAATGGTGGGGTTAGACAGAAAAAAGTTTCCGAGGCATAGAGAGAGAGCAGAGGGAGTTCCATgatttcagagagagagagatggagagagagaggtaaCAATATAGCAAGCAAAAACTGTCGTTGTTTTGttaatgttttttcttttttgttttctttttcgatTGCATTTGTTGTGTTGGTGTGTACTACTTTGTATGTATGGGCTTAGAGTTCATATAATTTGTCgtcatgaagaagaagctctcTGAAGATCAATTGACCATAAAAGAAGATGAAGGGTTTGTGACACGAGGGATGGTTTCAATTGAAAGTTGGAGGGGTGTtatgttattaaaaaaaaaataaaaacaaacaaagaaatacagagagatatatatatacatatatagagTGTGCTGCTGCTAATTCTTTCATTGATTTTTGGTACTTGTATCATTTAGTCATGATTCAGGGCTAAGCTGCCCAGATGTGTATGAATTGAGATCATGGTTTTACAGGCTAGTGAGAAATGTTGGAAGCCAAACAGTTTCCAGCAACAAGAAGAagccaacggctagttttgttTAAGAGACCAACAACTAGTTCTCAAGCCAAGTCCAAAGAGACAAATGGAGGGCTGAGATTAAAACTGGGTTGTATGGTTAAGATTAGAACAGTACAAGGTTAGGTAGAGTCCTTTATCTTCTTTCTCAATAGAGGTAAGATTGTAAATGGGACCAGAAACCTACCAATTTGATGATGTATATCTGAATGTAAAGTTGCAATGTTGGGGAGCCGTCACTTCCTTTCATTCTCATTCTCTCCACTTTGATTTCTTACCGAAACACTGAAATTCTCTTTGATTCAAATACACAAATACAATacattaacatggtatcagagcctagaaAGTGATTCAAGAACTGATAGGAAGTCTGGATTAAGCAGCGGTGAGCTTAGAGCTCATATTTTCAACGGAGAGTACTATGACTTTTGAAGGATTAGGATAACCACCATCTTCAAGTCACAAGACCACTGGAAAATTGTTCAAGAAGGGTATGAAATTCCAAAGTCTGATGATGAGTTAGAGGATGATGAGGAACTCTCTGtgatttgaaaaatatattgAGAGACAATGAGATGAGAGATGCTAAAGCTCTGGGAACAATACAATGGGCAGTTTCAGATGCTATTTCCCCCCGAATATCACATGAAGAGATGGCCAAAGCTGCATGAGAGGTCCTGCAAAGAGAATACAGAGGTGACAAGAAGTTAACCCAAGTAGAACTTCAATCTCTTAGACGTGATTCTGGTATACACGCATGAGAGAGGATGAACCTCTTAAAGATTATTTTAATAGATTGTTTAATGCTGTGAACCAAATGAAAACTCTTGGGGAAGAACTACCTAAGGAAAGACTTGTACAGAATTACTAATCAGTTTGACAAGACCATATGATTCTATAGTAAAGTTATAAAGTAAACTAAGGACATTGACACATGCACAAGAAGTTATGGCTTCTTTGAAAGCTTTTGAGCAAAGGCTAGAAAGGCATGCTGGTGCACCCATAGAAAGGGCTTTTTAGTCCTTTAGTGTTAATCCTAGAGAGGGGATTCAACTGGTCATATAACAACTTCaagcaacaaaagaaaacaTGGAAAGGGAAAAGTAAAAAATGGGACGGAAAACCAAGCTTGCCTGTGAGAAATAATACATAAGGCACAAAGCCACTCTGCAAAATCTTTGATAATGATCATCTCGGTGTTTGTTGGATCAAGGGGAAACCCAAATGTCACAAGTGTAAAAGGTTTGGTCATTTGTCCAAGGATTGTGGTTCTAAAGGAAATCAACTGTAAAATATGCACACAAAGTTGAGGAGGAGACAAATTTGTTCTATGCTTGCAATGTCACTACCATTGAGAAGAATAAAGGTGTATGGTACATTGACACTGGGTGCAGCAACCGTATGACTGTACATGAGTCTTTACTCATCAACATTGACAGGGAATTACTGGAAGAGTTAAAATGGGCAACGGATAACTTGTGAAAGCCACTGGTATAAGCACTTTGGTGATTGAGACAAAACAAGGAAGAAGATATATCAAAGAAGTCTTGTTGATACCTGGGCTGGATAAGAATTTAAGTGTAGGCCAGATGATACTACATGctattttctatttttggtGACTTAATGGTAGAAATCTTTGATGACAGAAGCTTGGAGAACTTGGTCACCAGGGTTTAAATGACAGTAAACAGAAGCTTTCCATTGTTACTAAGCTATTGTCAGTCTATCTCACTGAGAACAAGTGTCACAAAGACTACTTGGCTATGACATAAGAGATATAGCCACTTGAATTTTCAAAGTTTGAGAGACTTACGGAAACTGGAAATAGTCCTAGGACTACCTGAGCTGCAAGAAGGAAATGAAACCTGTGAAGGATGTGTCTTAGCAAGCATCATATAGAGATAGTTTTGAGACATGCAAGACTTGGAGAGCTACACAATCTCTGGAAATTATCCACACAGATGTTTGTGGTTCAATGCAAACTGCAAAAGTgattaagaacaaaaaaaatttaaccttCATAGATGATCATACTAGGATGTGTTGAGCATATTTCATGAGGTATAAGTCTGAGGTGTTCAACATATTCACGAAGTTCAAAATGATGGTTAAGTTCAAAAGACCAACGGCTAGTTCTCAAGCCAAGTCCGAATAGACAAATGGAAGGCAGATTAAAACTGGGTTGTATGGTTAAGATTAGAACAGTACAAGGTTAGGTAGAGtcctttgttttctttcttaatGGAGATAAGATTGATGACCGTAAATGGGACCAAAAACCTTACcattttgatgatatatatatgtgtgcgcgcgcgcgAATGTAAAGCTGCAATGTTGAGCAAGCCGTCACTTCCCTTCATTCTCATTTTCTCTACTCTGATTTCTTACCAAAACACTAAAATTCCTTTTGATTCAAATACACAAAATACAAAACATTAACAAGAAATCTCACAATTTTCTCATAAATGAGGCGTCTAAATTCATCTTcttttaataatattatatattcaTTTTATTAAGTTTATTATGTTTTGATATTGTGTGGATTTGTTCTCTAGTTTCATCAACCTTGTTGTGTTAAAAAAATGTTCTATCTTGCCTTTGATAAAGAAATGTTTGAGTAGGCTGGCTTTCTTGCACAACATGTTATCTCGACCCGAAATGACACGAAAGTAACAGATTTGGGATCAATACGAATTGGATAGTTATCGAATCACACGTTAAaaacctgttaagataacgggaaTGACACGTAAATGACACAAACACTACCGTTTGCCACATCTTGACGTTATGCATGACAATTTCTTGTATGACCCATTAACCTGGCACGAAATGACACGACTGGTCATTATCGAGTCActtgttaagaacccgttaagataacgggtttgaCACGACACGATCCGTTATGATCATTGGTATGACATAAAAAGAATGCGAATATGAGAAACACGATCTGTTTGCCAAGCCTAAATTTGCGACTCTAAGCCACTTTGGAGTTAGCCCAGTAGTGAAAGTGGTGGGTCGATGGGAGTCATTGTTCCAAACTCTTatgaggtattcatcaatttatCACCTGAACTTGTGAccattggccaatttcccccctcaacttta includes:
- the LOC103410907 gene encoding probable pectinesterase/pectinesterase inhibitor 20 — its product is MASKFFHLVKVSSFLIIFHFLSSRSLADVPLNTPLPPETICKSTPHPSYCTSVLPHNNESVYDFGRFSVQRALSESHKLLDLYEKYLQKGSSLTNPAIQALEDCKQLALLNIDFLSSSLETVNKVSDVLPILDADDVQTLLSAILTNHQTCSDGIASLPSSAGSVLGDLSVPLSNNTKLFSTSLALFTKGWVPKDKNGVPKQPKRQFKFGKGRLNLKMSSHARAIYDSAINHRGRRLLQVGDEEVLVKDIVVVSQDGSGNFTTINQAIAIAPNNSVASGGYFMIYITAGVYEEYVSIISQKKYLLFIGDGINQTIITGNNSVGDGSTTFNSATLAVVAQGFMAVNITVRNTAGPSKGQAVALRSGADFSVFYSCSFEGYQDTLYTHSLRQFYRECDIYGTVDFIFGNAAVVLQNCNIYPRQPNQGQSNPITAQGRTDPNQNTGTSIHNCTITPTPDLASSNYTVKTYLGRPWKEYSRTVYMQTFMGSLIDPAGWLAWSGDFALSTLYYAEYNNTGPGSSTTNRVTWPGYHVINATVAANFTVSNFLLGDNWLPDTGVPYTGGLV
- the LOC103410942 gene encoding uncharacterized protein — encoded protein: MAINLIQGFRTKCHPKHAAPIGLYPDAKYLVIRIPNSRALILVARSLILALCIASLPWLNSLLPTATTSLPEIMSSSDVVNLELLPLIFRDLANEGLYRKGTHKAVYVSNGDEEAVKASQILDNDDIKEIELINSDKRSLTPENSIDFAFVSAFPDASKFIERTLKIHGIVVLSLSNDASNSFKKPNNYKMVYLRRFDTIILAMRKTSTHATETSSSTTTSPTRRRLLAEEAKKEALKKLEDVLLEPPRASSGKSRRYLKRTRYLPDLMGDSLESYPRRVFIDVGLPEKEGGSGTSWFAKNYPTRDKNFEMYKIETVTEDSSGKEVVQTGISEWLNKNVKDEEYVVMKAEAEVVEEMVKSKAIHLVDELFLECKHQGHNQKINVRSRRAYWQCLALYGQLRDEGVAVHQWWG